Within the Rhizobium favelukesii genome, the region TGTGGCTGTCCCGAGCCGCCGACGGACCGGCGGCAAATTCCATCTCTCCCAGACGGGAGCTTGGCGCTTACGAGGCGCTATGGCTGGAAAAAGGAGCAACCTTCAAGACTCTAGCAGATCGATTTGCTTCCGACCCTACCGCTCTTCCGTCTGATTTTGTCTCAGCGCAGGTCGCAATGTCATGTGCTGACGACGTTATGAAGACCTTAAAAAAGGCAGGCGTGCATCAATTCGGGGTTCGAATCAATCATGCCGGCGACTATCCCAAGAAGCTTCGTGATGCCAAGCACCCGGTTGAGGTGCTTTACTACCAAGGGGAATGGGAACTTACCGAAACCAGATCAGTCGCTGTCGTGGGAAGCCGTGAGGCTACTGATGAAGGCAAGCGGCGCGCAGCGAGACTAGCACGAGAGCTCGTCGATCGAGGCTTCACCGTTGTTTCAGGCTTGGCTAGAGGGATTGATATTTCCGCTCATACAGCAGCAGTCGAGCGAGGCGGAAAAACCATCGCCGTGATCGGGACGCCGCTTGGCGTATCGTATCCGAAAGAGAATGCCGAGATGCAGGCGCTCATCGCCCGGGAGTATCTGCTGATCTCGCAGGTTCCTGTCCTTCGGTATGGGAAACAGGCCGTCCCTCAAAATCGTCTTTTCTTCCCAGAGCGGAATGTGACAATGAGCGCTCTGACAGAAGCCACCATCATTGTCGAAGCTGGCGAGACCTCCGGAACCCTGACACAAGCTCGCGCTGCGATACATCAGGGTCGTAAGCTCTTCATATTAGACTCTTGTTTCAACCGCACAGACATAACTTGGCCATCTCGATTTGCGGCTGAAGGAGCAATTCGCGTGCGTTCATCTGACGATATTTGGGACGCGCTTGGCTGATCTTCTTCTTTCTCTAATCGACGACACGACACGCGGCGACCACACCCGGTTGGCAGCTTCGGACACTTGCTATTACCTTTTTGAGTATACCTCGCGCCGACGTTACGACTTCAGCGCGACCAACAACTTGATCAGCAACTTAAAAAAGAAGCCGAGCACGTCTTCATCTGCTGCGTATCGGTATAAAGGCGTAGCAATCCGACAGTGCACCGAGGCCCTCAAAAAAGTCTTGAACCCAAAGTGGCTTGCGACAGGCACGATGGTTCCCACTCCGTGCTCTAAGGTTGAAGGTCACGCTGATTACGACGATCGAATCGAGCAGATATGCCGAGGGGTGGGCGCTAACTTTGATGTTAGGAAACTCGTAAAGCAAACGCAGTCCACCACTGCCTCACATGAGATGAACGAAGGTGAGCGGCTAACCGTTGAAGACTTGTTGGCCGTTTATCAGATAGACGAAACAGTATCAGGGCCCGCTCCGACGTCGATCGCTATCGTAGATGATGTCCTTACAGCTGGGACGCATTATCGAGCTATGCATACAGTGCTGTCTGCGAGATTTCCAAAAGCAAAGATCTACGGGATTTTCATCGCCAGGCGCGTGTTTCCAGATCCTTTCGATGACGAGACATAGGCAAATTCGTCAATCCCGCCGCCGCTGCGTCTCAGCAGCGGTTACGAGTTATTCCTTACCTTTCAGGCCGTTGGCCGCCATAAGCCGATCATAATATTCCTCGGCCATTCGAGAAGCTTCCCGAGCCGTAGGCTCGAATCCCTGGTGAGGCATAAGACGCTCTCTCACCTCCGGCCCGTGGCCGCTCCATTGCCACTTCTCCCTCTTCGGGCCGCCGTCTTCGTACCTGATGCGGCCGACTGGCACTTCCCCATCCCAGGCTTGGAAATCTTGCAGCGGTTTGCCGTCTAGGCCGGTCTCTCCCGTCCATGTCGGCTTCCAGAGATATTTCGGCTGGTATTGGGGCGTGCGCACAGGGGCCTCTCCTTGAAGAGGTTGCCGACAGCCGCATGATGTCGTGGATGTTATTGTCGCTCCGCCCGAAGCGTCAGATAGATGGCGTCAATCCCTACGTCCGTCAAGCTTCTCCGAAATCAGCGGAATTGTGGATAGCGTGGAAAATCGAGATTGTGATTGGCGGCTGGTGATTTTGTGACGTGAACTGACGTCAGGAGGGCCGCGCTGTGTCACTTGCCCACTACGCTCATAATGCCAGAAGCGCACAGCGGGCGAGAGCCAGGATGGAGCGCGCCGGGATGAATATGAATGGCGACATCCTTTGGACGGATCGGGAACGTGAGGTAATCAGGCAAATCGGCCCTGACTTTGACGCCATTCGAAAGAAGCTTCCCAAGCGGACACGCATCGCGATTGCCGCGCAATGCCGCAGAATGGGGCTGAAGCAGAAGTCCCAGCACATATGGTCAGCCGCAGAGATCAGCAAGTTGAAGCGAATGTATCGGGGAGGGGCTTCCGTCGCCGAAATCTGTGAGGCCTTCCCGCATTCCATCTGGGACAATATTCAACAGGTAGCCAGATATCACGGATCTCGACGAGATTACAGGCGCCCATATAAGCTGACCGGCATACCAGGGCTGGATGAGGTCCGGCGGCGTTGCTTTGAGATCCGCTGGTCTATGCGGGATTTGGACAAGGCAGCCAAGACCGGTTCCTATTTCAGACGGTGCGGCTGGATTGGGAAGAACATCAATCACCGGGCTCTCGGTCGTGCGATCGAGGCTCTCGATGGGGTCGTGCAAGCCCGTTGGAATGAGTAGCGCGCGAGACCTCAAAGCGACAGCTGCTGCGTGACAAACACCTTACGGGTCACAGTTTTCCTCTCCGTCCTCGTCTTCATTTCCCCAGACTGCCGGCGCCACTCTTGCTTCGGTTTGCGTTGATCTTCAAAGCGTCTTCCCGACGCTTCCGAAGGCGATCCTCTGTGGCCTTTTTCTTTTCCGCCCTTCTATCAGAAAGGATCTTCTGGAAATCGGGAACCTCATCCTGGCGAGCGACTGAAGCCAGCCGGCGCCCCTTCGCTACCAATGCTGGCGTCACGGTCGTGCGCCTCTTGGCTATGAATTCCTCGATGTCTGCCAGCAGATAACGTCGGCTAGGCCGGCTACTAAGCCCGACGTCAACGAATGCGATTTCACCCGCGATGGCGAGGTCACGGAGCTGCTTTGTTGAGATGGTCAGCAGTTTTGCCGCCGCCTCCGCAGTTAGGAGAGAATTCATTTGTTGTTCCGTGGCAGGGAGGCCGTTTCGTCTGCCGTCCTCAAGGTCTCTTTCAGAAGCCGCGCGTAATACTTCTCAGCTTCCTTTTCCGCTACATCATCCCAAAACTTGGACGCCTCGTGCCATTCTTCCCATAGCTGCCGTGGAAAGCCACTCGAATCGACTTCCTTGAGGATAAGTGCCCAGCCTTTGAATATGGGCGTCTCCTCCACGAAGAACCGACGCTCGACCTCGTACACGTAAAAGTCATTGTTTGCGTAATTTGGGGATAGGATCGTGTCGCCAACGACAGGGCACGAGCCATAGAAGTCGACCGGATAGCAGGTAATCTCTTCCAGTTTGCCCTTTCGGTCGATTGTATAGGTTCTCACCTCGATCCGTGGGCGTTCTCCTGGTGGCTCGGCGCGGCCAGCGTCTGTTGTGGCTGGATCTTGCTGTTTCTTCGGCACAATCCTCTCCACCCTCGGCCCTACTCCCCGCGGGAGCCTTGATTTCGTTCGAAGTGGTCAACGTCGGCCCACTTAATCCTGATCAGCTTACCGCCCAAGCGGAAATACGGGAGTTGACCCGCGGCGAGCATATTCCGGACGTGACGTTCCGAGCACAGCCAGCGCTCTGCAAGCGACTTCGGCGTGAACGGACGATGGTCTTCGTCTAGTGGTGCGCTCATTCTTTCGGCCTCGGCTCACCGTAAACTTACGTGCTTATTCCCAACAAGTCGAACACCCGGTTGTCCGTGGTTTAAGAACTCGATGCCTCGTTCCTCCAGGACACGTTGAACCGTCTGAACATTCTGCGCCCTACCTGCAATCTGTCCGCTGCCCGCGGCTTCCATGTTCCGGATCGTGTTCACATTCACCCCGGCCATTTCGGCAACTTCCTTCTGTTCTAATCCGGCTAGCGCGCGCGCTGCCTTTAGTTGATTTCCCGTTGTAAGCATTCGAAAACCCCTTCTCAAAATTAGAAATATAGGTATCAAAACCATATATGCGTTGACAATGGTTAAAATCGGATTAGGGTTACTGAAAATAGATAACTAGTTTCTAAACCTAAATAGGAGTTCACTGCATGCCGACCCCATCGATTCCGGCTGCCGGCGAAGCTATGCCGAAGCCAACCCCAACCGACGAGCAGATCGTCCGCGCGTTCTGCGACCTTGAACATGACGTCTGCTGCCTCCGCAGCATGATCAACATCCTTGGTGATATGCTCGACGACAATCTCGTTGACGTAGACACCGGCGCCCAGAGCAGGCAGGAAGTGTTCAAGATCTGGCTCACAGACGGCCAGATGAACATGCTGTCGTTCGCATGGAATGACGTGATCTGCCGGGCCAACCGCCTCGAGCGAGCATTCTTTGCGGCCGTTGATGGTGAGCGCGCACAATGACGTCACCTTCTCTCGTGTCACGCAAGATCAGCGACGTCGAGGACATCCTGTCTAGCGTTCGCTTCCTCAACGAAGCCGTCTTCCTTGCCGCCTGCGGCATTGGAACTATTGAATACACTAACGCCATCCAGGCAGTCTGTGACGAGATCGAGAACAAGCTGTTGGTTGTAGGTGAGCGTCTCGACGAGATCCGGGAGGAGCTGAAATGAAGCCAAACGAACCTCTCGATCCGTCGGACCTCGTCTACGAGCTTGGCGACCTAGAACAGCTCCTGCGGGCGATCTATGACGTTATGCACGAGATGGATTACGTCAGGCAGGATGGCAGCCGCATCGTCGAACTCGACAAAGTCGCCTCGCTTCAGCGTATCGCCTGCACTCACGCCGCTATGTTGGTTGCTGCATCTTCAAAATTCGATCGCGTGACTTGTTACGCCAGTGGGGAGGAAGGCAGATGCTGAGCGACCTCATTGCACGCTACATGGATGCCAAGCGCGTCTGGGAAGCGCAGTTCGACGAGGATTGCGACCGCGCCGGCGACAGCCCAGAATGGGACGTCTACATGGATCTGTCCGACGATGTTATCTCCTACCGCTGCAA harbors:
- a CDS encoding helix-turn-helix transcriptional regulator, coding for MVLIPIFLILRRGFRMLTTGNQLKAARALAGLEQKEVAEMAGVNVNTIRNMEAAGSGQIAGRAQNVQTVQRVLEERGIEFLNHGQPGVRLVGNKHVSLR
- a CDS encoding helix-turn-helix domain-containing protein, with product MNSLLTAEAAAKLLTISTKQLRDLAIAGEIAFVDVGLSSRPSRRYLLADIEEFIAKRRTTVTPALVAKGRRLASVARQDEVPDFQKILSDRRAEKKKATEDRLRKRREDALKINANRSKSGAGSLGK
- a CDS encoding DNA-processing protein DprA, whose amino-acid sequence is MWLSRAADGPAANSISPRRELGAYEALWLEKGATFKTLADRFASDPTALPSDFVSAQVAMSCADDVMKTLKKAGVHQFGVRINHAGDYPKKLRDAKHPVEVLYYQGEWELTETRSVAVVGSREATDEGKRRAARLARELVDRGFTVVSGLARGIDISAHTAAVERGGKTIAVIGTPLGVSYPKENAEMQALIAREYLLISQVPVLRYGKQAVPQNRLFFPERNVTMSALTEATIIVEAGETSGTLTQARAAIHQGRKLFILDSCFNRTDITWPSRFAAEGAIRVRSSDDIWDALG
- a CDS encoding excisionase family DNA-binding protein produces the protein MSAPLDEDHRPFTPKSLAERWLCSERHVRNMLAAGQLPYFRLGGKLIRIKWADVDHFERNQGSRGE